The Pantoea vagans genome includes a window with the following:
- a CDS encoding LysR family transcriptional regulator: MQLRALKYFSQVAKSASLREAADKLFVTPTAVTRQIELLEHHYGASLIERSPRGIKLTREGEYLAQAVQATLRELEGVKEKIASSQSIVSGCIRICSAESLIAPFIAPTMNDFQRLHPGVCFDIDVGSAPHIAEALISDKADIALTFYMPVSAELQVTHSCSLKHKILMAPSHRLSSKNVLTLRDIAQHPLAIPPSNFSVRQLLESAAKRENLVLDMRFVTNSIEVQKRLAMLGMALLILPQLNVGDISDQEKLIAVALSDSVMGTVKVDLGLPRQRTLSMATKIFHEMLAKRINAQNA, translated from the coding sequence TGCAGCTCAGAGCACTGAAATATTTTAGTCAGGTGGCGAAGTCAGCCTCACTCCGTGAAGCTGCTGATAAGCTGTTTGTCACTCCCACAGCGGTGACACGACAGATTGAATTACTGGAGCATCATTATGGTGCCTCACTGATTGAGCGCAGCCCACGCGGAATAAAACTGACGCGTGAAGGGGAATACCTGGCGCAAGCCGTGCAGGCAACGCTGCGGGAATTAGAAGGGGTGAAAGAGAAAATCGCTTCATCACAAAGCATCGTGTCTGGCTGTATTCGCATTTGTTCAGCTGAAAGCCTGATTGCGCCTTTTATTGCTCCCACGATGAATGACTTCCAGCGGCTACATCCCGGCGTCTGTTTCGATATTGACGTCGGTAGTGCACCGCATATTGCCGAGGCATTAATTAGCGATAAAGCGGACATTGCCCTGACTTTTTACATGCCCGTCAGTGCCGAATTGCAGGTGACGCACTCCTGTTCGCTCAAACACAAGATCTTGATGGCACCCAGCCATCGTCTTTCCAGTAAGAACGTGCTGACACTGCGGGACATCGCACAACATCCTCTCGCCATTCCGCCCTCGAATTTTTCCGTCAGGCAGTTGCTGGAGTCGGCAGCCAAGCGAGAAAATCTGGTTTTGGATATGCGCTTCGTGACCAATTCGATTGAAGTACAGAAGCGACTGGCGATGTTGGGTATGGCCCTGCTGATATTACCGCAGCTCAATGTGGGCGATATCAGCGATCAGGAAAAGCTCATCGCGGTCGCGCTGAGTGATAGCGTGATGGGAACGGTAAAAGTGGATCTGGGCTTGCCAAGACAGCGCACGCTATCAATGGCGACGAAGATTTTTCATGAGATGCTGGCGAAGCGGATTAATGCACAAAACGCTTAA